CAACAGGTTTTTCTCCCAAACTACATTTTAATGAAGAGCTATTAAAGATTGTATACGAGCATGGAGCGATTGGAGCTGCGAACGAAGGAGAGCATCGAGCTCATCGATATCACGGACGAGGTACAGCAGATCGTGCGCGCGAAACGTGTGGACTCAGGGATCTGCGTCGTCTTCTCCAGGCATACGACCACCGGGATCGTCATCAACGAGAACGAGCCCGGC
The nucleotide sequence above comes from Methanomicrobia archaeon. Encoded proteins:
- a CDS encoding YjbQ family protein codes for the protein MERLELRTKESIELIDITDEVQQIVRAKRVDSGICVVFSRHTTTGIVINENEPG